One segment of Patulibacter sp. SYSU D01012 DNA contains the following:
- a CDS encoding DUF2334 domain-containing protein — protein MSPEPHVRLADAGARRTGPAGPAIAVTIHAVAPATWRRTALLRDWLADHGVTRATLLVVPAPDLHPFDRRSPDLLRWLEERVDAGDEVAQHGLHHGGLRPVGARRGLPLPRRRAEAEFVGLGASEAARALDAGRRILADAGFVPRGFVAPGFAYTPALHAALRERFAWWGGAEAVHDAVAGPVVRAPALRLSAAGGRVAAPWTLRAAQLAPRGPAVRLDLHPRDLDAPRVVAAAERVLRRARHRVAVTGSELVAGSGLRARAAGPAAATAA, from the coding sequence GTGTCGCCTGAGCCCCACGTCCGACTGGCGGACGCCGGCGCCCGCCGCACCGGGCCGGCGGGGCCCGCGATCGCGGTGACGATCCACGCCGTCGCGCCGGCGACGTGGCGGCGAACCGCGCTGCTCCGCGACTGGCTGGCGGACCACGGCGTCACGCGGGCGACCCTGCTCGTCGTCCCCGCGCCCGACCTGCACCCGTTCGACCGCCGCAGCCCGGACCTGCTGCGCTGGCTCGAGGAGCGCGTCGACGCCGGGGACGAGGTCGCCCAGCACGGCCTGCACCACGGCGGCCTGCGCCCGGTCGGCGCCCGCCGCGGGCTGCCGCTGCCGCGCCGGCGCGCCGAGGCGGAGTTCGTCGGCCTGGGGGCGAGCGAGGCCGCCCGGGCGCTCGACGCCGGCCGGCGCATCCTGGCCGACGCCGGGTTCGTCCCGCGCGGGTTCGTCGCCCCCGGGTTCGCCTACACCCCCGCGCTGCACGCCGCGCTGCGCGAGCGCTTCGCCTGGTGGGGCGGCGCCGAGGCGGTGCACGACGCCGTCGCCGGGCCCGTCGTGCGCGCCCCGGCGCTGCGGCTGTCCGCCGCCGGCGGGCGCGTCGCGGCCCCCTGGACGCTGCGTGCCGCGCAGCTCGCCCCGCGGGGGCCGGCCGTCCGGCTGGACCTGCACCCGCGCGACCTCGACGCGCCCCGGGTGGTCGCGGCGGCCGAGCGCGTGCTGCGGCGGGCGCGCCACCGGGTCGCGGTCACGGGGTCCGAGCTCGTCGCCGGGAGCGGCCTGCGGGCGCGCGCCGCCGGGCCGGCGGCGGCTACCGCCGCTTGA
- the pstB gene encoding phosphate ABC transporter ATP-binding protein PstB, whose protein sequence is MSTDPSAPHAADPSTADPMNATNRTYEPTDAPSAVSPTEPAGGPSRQDRGAAPKTPQGHSVQLRQVKSFYGDNMAVKGVDLDFRPNQVTAMIGPSGCGKSTLLRSINRMHEEIPGARVEGEILLDGVDINAPGTDVVAVRRMVGMVFQRPNPFPTMSIRENVAAGLRFNRVKDVDHDERVEWALRGAGLWDEVKDRLNAPGVGLSGGQQQRLCIARTIAIKPDVILMDEPCSALDPIATLKVEELIQELKEEFTIVLVTHNMQQAARVGDRTAFMYLGDLVEVDETSKIFQNPADSRTEEYVSGKFS, encoded by the coding sequence GTGAGCACCGATCCCTCCGCCCCGCACGCCGCCGACCCGAGCACCGCCGATCCCATGAACGCCACGAACCGCACGTACGAGCCCACCGACGCGCCGAGCGCGGTGTCGCCGACCGAGCCGGCCGGCGGCCCGTCCCGTCAGGACCGCGGGGCGGCGCCGAAGACGCCCCAGGGCCACAGCGTCCAGCTGCGCCAGGTCAAGTCGTTCTACGGCGACAACATGGCGGTCAAGGGCGTCGACCTGGACTTCCGGCCCAACCAGGTCACGGCGATGATCGGTCCGTCCGGCTGCGGCAAGTCGACGCTCCTGCGCTCGATCAACCGCATGCACGAGGAGATCCCGGGCGCGCGCGTGGAGGGCGAGATCCTGCTCGACGGCGTGGACATCAACGCGCCGGGCACCGACGTCGTGGCCGTCCGCCGCATGGTCGGCATGGTCTTCCAGCGCCCCAACCCGTTCCCGACGATGTCGATCCGCGAGAACGTCGCGGCGGGCCTGCGCTTCAACCGCGTCAAGGACGTCGACCACGACGAGCGCGTGGAGTGGGCGCTCCGCGGCGCGGGCCTGTGGGACGAGGTCAAGGACCGCCTGAACGCCCCGGGCGTCGGCCTGTCCGGCGGCCAGCAGCAGCGCCTGTGCATCGCCCGGACGATCGCGATCAAGCCCGACGTCATCCTGATGGACGAGCCCTGCTCGGCCCTGGACCCGATCGCCACCCTGAAGGTCGAGGAGCTGATCCAGGAGCTCAAGGAGGAGTTCACGATCGTCCTCGTCACCCACAACATGCAGCAGGCCGCGCGCGTCGGCGACCGCACGGCGTTCATGTACCTGGGCGACCTCGTCGAGGTCGACGAGACGAGCAAGATCTTCCAGAACCCGGCCGACTCCCGCACGGAGGAGTACGTGTCGGGCAAGTTCTCCTAG
- the pstC gene encoding phosphate ABC transporter permease subunit PstC, whose product MESSTVPAPSTDAADRLRAALARTKTGSWLDPWVKGGLTALAGLIFVLLAYFLIKLLDESRPVFAAYGVWDYVSKVDWLPSQNTYGAGALVAGTLITSAVALVIGVPVAVATALFVTELAPARFRGWISGTIELLAAVPSVVYGLWGFLFLAPRLKGAEQWFADTFSFIPFVGGDVSAANYFITGLVLAIMIIPIVSSISREVMATVPQDHKEAALALGATRWEMIRTAVLPYSRAGIVGGSMLGLGRALGETIAVAILIGGATAGVGDSLFSAGSTLASVIALEFQEATSDPEHRAALIGAGLLLFAVTLVINAIARAYITRSESRLERAQRAALRAAEAGPQGIKARRRILPRVELATSLAARKRVDRIARGTVGALTVLAMLPLALLLAFLVIRGGGALSWDFFTTDPTGAAGTVSNVNRFLGGDAATAASTDIGGIRSAIVGSLEVVGIAAAVVVPIGIAVAVYLVEYGEGKRFASFVRYLVDVMTGVPSVVFGLFVYISLVVSQVGGGPFAGWKASVALGLLMLPIVINSSLPVLRLVPASLREAALALGVPRWKVILKIVLPTALPGLITGALLAVARAAGETAPIIFTAGVATALAGDPNGPLNTLPAQIYADVTASSSQQHDRAWGAALTLVVLILLLSLVARLAQRRSRIS is encoded by the coding sequence ATGGAATCCAGCACCGTCCCCGCCCCGTCCACCGACGCCGCCGACCGGCTCCGCGCCGCGCTCGCCCGCACGAAGACGGGCAGCTGGCTCGACCCGTGGGTCAAGGGCGGCCTGACCGCCCTGGCGGGGCTGATCTTCGTCCTGCTGGCGTACTTCCTGATCAAGCTCCTCGACGAGTCGCGCCCGGTCTTCGCGGCCTACGGCGTCTGGGACTACGTCTCGAAGGTCGACTGGCTGCCGTCGCAGAACACCTACGGCGCCGGCGCGCTCGTCGCCGGCACGCTGATCACCTCGGCCGTCGCGCTCGTCATCGGCGTCCCGGTCGCGGTCGCCACCGCGCTGTTCGTCACCGAGCTCGCGCCCGCCCGCTTCCGCGGCTGGATCTCGGGCACCATCGAGCTGCTCGCCGCGGTGCCGTCCGTCGTCTACGGCCTGTGGGGCTTCCTCTTCCTCGCCCCGCGCCTGAAGGGCGCGGAGCAGTGGTTCGCCGACACCTTCTCGTTCATCCCGTTCGTCGGGGGCGACGTGTCGGCCGCCAACTACTTCATCACCGGCCTGGTGCTGGCTATCATGATCATCCCGATCGTCTCCTCGATCTCGCGCGAGGTCATGGCGACCGTCCCGCAGGACCACAAGGAGGCCGCGCTGGCGCTCGGCGCCACGCGCTGGGAGATGATCCGCACGGCCGTGCTGCCGTACTCGCGCGCCGGCATCGTCGGCGGGTCCATGCTCGGCCTGGGCCGCGCGCTCGGCGAGACGATCGCCGTCGCGATCCTCATCGGCGGCGCCACCGCCGGCGTCGGCGACTCGCTGTTCTCGGCGGGCTCGACCCTGGCGTCCGTCATCGCCCTCGAGTTCCAGGAGGCGACCTCGGACCCCGAGCACCGCGCCGCGCTCATCGGCGCCGGCCTGCTGCTGTTCGCCGTCACGCTCGTCATCAACGCGATCGCCCGCGCCTACATCACGCGCTCCGAGAGCCGCCTGGAGCGCGCGCAGCGCGCCGCGCTCCGCGCCGCCGAGGCGGGGCCGCAGGGGATCAAGGCGCGCCGCCGGATCCTGCCGCGCGTCGAGCTGGCGACGTCGCTGGCGGCCCGCAAGCGCGTCGACCGCATCGCCCGCGGCACCGTCGGCGCCCTGACGGTCCTCGCGATGCTGCCGCTCGCCCTCCTGCTCGCCTTCCTGGTGATCCGGGGCGGCGGCGCCCTCTCGTGGGACTTCTTCACGACGGACCCGACCGGCGCGGCCGGAACGGTCTCGAACGTCAACCGCTTCCTGGGGGGCGACGCCGCCACCGCCGCGAGCACCGACATCGGCGGCATCCGCTCCGCGATCGTCGGCAGCCTCGAGGTCGTCGGCATCGCCGCCGCGGTCGTCGTGCCGATCGGCATCGCCGTCGCCGTCTACCTCGTCGAGTACGGCGAGGGCAAGCGCTTCGCGTCCTTCGTCCGCTACCTCGTGGACGTGATGACCGGCGTGCCGTCCGTCGTCTTCGGCCTGTTCGTCTACATCTCGCTCGTCGTCAGCCAGGTCGGCGGCGGCCCGTTCGCCGGCTGGAAGGCGTCCGTCGCCCTCGGCCTGCTGATGCTGCCGATCGTCATCAACTCGTCGCTGCCGGTGCTGCGCCTGGTGCCCGCGTCGCTGCGCGAGGCCGCCCTGGCGCTCGGCGTGCCGCGGTGGAAGGTCATCCTCAAGATCGTCCTGCCCACCGCGCTGCCGGGGCTGATCACCGGCGCGCTGCTCGCCGTCGCCCGCGCGGCCGGCGAGACCGCCCCCATCATCTTCACCGCCGGCGTGGCCACCGCGCTGGCCGGCGACCCGAACGGGCCGCTCAACACGCTGCCGGCGCAGATCTACGCCGACGTCACCGCGTCGTCCTCGCAGCAGCACGACCGGGCCTGGGGCGCCGCCCTGACGCTCGTCGTGCTGATCCTCCTGCTGAGCCTCGTCGCCCGCCTCGCCCAGCGCAGGAGCCGCATCTCGTGA
- a CDS encoding glycosyltransferase, which translates to MSTTDGRSIDLPPALSRCDLHVHTTASEFSKLGVQRSVGMPECATPPEEAYALAKRRGMDFVAITDHDTIAGALQIADRPDVIVGEELTAWFRGEPHAVHVLCLGITPDDHEWLQAHAHDVVRCAGYLHEHGIATALAHPFYDVEAPLTARHRRILAELFPVWETRNGSRARELNAPAAIAAEARGLTGIAGSDDHAGVDIGRTYTETPLAYTPAEFLAHVRAGRAVAKGTQGSAAKWAHAAMGIAIRALGVDPRGEAEPAARPRPDAVATIVASVMQQGDVRRGAEDDEIGPDDARALLRAWRDSVGLESLTARQLLEMLQGDGFDHRDLLRRSRAAHERRLAGATQALLDAAARAGAGEEPDPSALGEALFDALLPILPYVPAAAFLGRERRKLKTRVDGELPRVALVADGIGGMHGVTHALNTIRERGVPGYEVEVLGTDPNVDRRIPAAAEVEIPFYAGLQVGVPSVPALVEQLAEGRYDLVHVCAPGPAGIVALAVAKLLDLPVLASYHTELATYTGLRAADERLETYAELALGLFYGQADVALTPSPQSDEALRALGVPADRIGRWDRGVDVARFRPARRRRGDDGRVAVLYAGRLTAEKGVGLLADAFLAARERDPRLHLVLAGGGPEEHVLRERLGTHATFLGWLSGDALADAYADADVFLFASRTDTFGQVLLEAQASGLPVVAVAEGGPLSLVRDGVSGLLRPADAGALADAVVALAADPALRRRLADGGLAAVRARTWDAALGRLAAGYDRTVAAGTLLAARRDAEAEAARDAVRPDAKERRVA; encoded by the coding sequence ATGAGCACCACCGACGGCCGCTCCATCGACCTGCCGCCCGCGCTCTCGCGGTGCGACCTCCACGTCCACACCACGGCGTCCGAGTTCTCGAAGCTCGGCGTCCAGCGCTCGGTGGGCATGCCCGAGTGCGCGACGCCGCCGGAGGAGGCGTACGCCCTGGCCAAGCGCCGCGGCATGGACTTCGTGGCGATCACCGACCACGACACGATCGCCGGCGCGCTGCAGATCGCCGACCGCCCCGACGTGATCGTCGGCGAGGAGCTGACCGCGTGGTTCCGCGGCGAGCCGCACGCCGTCCATGTGCTCTGCCTGGGCATCACGCCCGACGACCACGAGTGGCTGCAGGCCCACGCGCACGACGTCGTGCGCTGCGCCGGCTACCTGCACGAGCACGGGATCGCCACGGCGCTCGCGCACCCGTTCTACGACGTCGAGGCGCCGCTGACGGCCCGCCACCGCCGGATCCTCGCCGAGCTGTTCCCGGTGTGGGAGACCCGCAACGGCTCCCGTGCCCGCGAGCTGAACGCCCCGGCCGCGATCGCCGCCGAGGCGCGTGGCCTGACCGGGATCGCCGGCTCGGACGACCACGCCGGCGTCGACATCGGCCGCACCTACACCGAGACGCCGCTGGCGTACACGCCGGCCGAGTTCCTGGCCCACGTCCGCGCCGGCCGCGCCGTCGCGAAGGGCACGCAGGGCAGCGCCGCGAAGTGGGCGCACGCCGCGATGGGGATCGCGATCCGCGCCCTGGGCGTCGACCCGCGCGGCGAGGCCGAGCCCGCCGCCCGCCCACGCCCCGACGCGGTGGCCACGATCGTCGCCAGCGTCATGCAGCAGGGCGACGTGCGCCGCGGCGCCGAGGACGACGAGATCGGCCCCGACGACGCCCGCGCGCTGCTGCGGGCCTGGCGCGACAGCGTCGGCCTGGAGTCCCTGACCGCCCGCCAGCTGCTCGAGATGCTGCAGGGGGACGGGTTCGACCACCGCGACCTGCTGCGCCGCTCGCGGGCCGCGCACGAGCGGCGCCTGGCCGGCGCGACGCAGGCCCTGCTCGACGCCGCCGCCCGCGCCGGCGCGGGGGAGGAGCCCGACCCGTCCGCGCTCGGCGAGGCCCTGTTCGACGCGCTGCTGCCGATCCTGCCGTACGTGCCCGCCGCCGCCTTCCTGGGCCGCGAGCGGCGCAAGCTGAAGACCCGCGTGGACGGCGAGCTGCCGCGCGTGGCGCTCGTGGCCGACGGCATCGGCGGGATGCACGGCGTCACGCACGCGCTGAACACGATCCGCGAGCGCGGCGTGCCCGGCTACGAGGTCGAGGTGCTCGGCACCGACCCGAACGTCGACCGCAGGATCCCCGCGGCGGCCGAGGTCGAGATCCCCTTCTACGCCGGCCTGCAGGTCGGCGTGCCGAGCGTCCCCGCCCTGGTCGAGCAGCTCGCCGAGGGCCGCTACGACCTGGTCCACGTCTGCGCGCCCGGCCCGGCCGGGATCGTCGCCCTGGCGGTCGCGAAGCTGCTCGACCTGCCGGTGCTGGCGAGCTACCACACCGAGCTGGCGACCTACACGGGCCTGCGCGCCGCCGACGAGCGGCTGGAGACGTACGCCGAGCTGGCGCTCGGGCTGTTCTACGGCCAGGCCGACGTCGCGCTGACGCCCAGCCCGCAGTCCGACGAGGCGCTCCGGGCCCTCGGGGTGCCGGCGGACCGCATCGGCCGCTGGGACCGCGGCGTCGACGTCGCCCGCTTCCGTCCGGCCCGTCGTCGCCGCGGCGACGACGGGCGCGTCGCCGTGCTCTACGCCGGTCGGCTGACCGCCGAGAAGGGCGTCGGGCTGCTGGCGGACGCCTTCCTCGCGGCGCGCGAGCGCGACCCGCGGCTGCACCTGGTGCTCGCCGGTGGCGGCCCCGAGGAGCACGTCCTGCGCGAGCGGCTGGGCACGCACGCCACGTTCCTGGGCTGGCTGTCGGGCGACGCGCTCGCCGACGCCTACGCGGACGCGGACGTCTTCCTCTTCGCCAGCCGGACGGACACGTTCGGCCAGGTGCTGCTCGAGGCGCAGGCGTCCGGGCTGCCGGTCGTCGCGGTCGCCGAGGGCGGCCCGCTGTCGCTCGTCCGGGACGGCGTGTCGGGCCTGCTGCGCCCCGCGGACGCCGGTGCGCTGGCCGACGCCGTCGTCGCCCTGGCGGCCGACCCGGCGCTGCGCCGCCGCCTGGCCGACGGCGGGCTCGCGGCGGTCCGGGCGCGCACGTGGGACGCCGCGCTCGGCCGCCTGGCCGCGGGGTACGACCGCACCGTCGCGGCCGGCACGCTCCTGGCGGCCCGCCGCGACGCCGAGGCCGAGGCCGCCCGCGACGCGGTGCGCCCCGACGCGAAGGAGCGGCGTGTCGCCTGA
- a CDS encoding winged helix-turn-helix domain-containing protein, with protein MSSTTQAPGAPSSAEEAIRIAQVEIRPAEGLALVAGRVVRLSVREFELLAALAARAGHVVARDELFSNVWGRALRRGDRSIDVYVHKLRQKLEAASPGWSFIHTHVGFGYRFAPEPVAG; from the coding sequence ATGAGCTCCACGACCCAGGCCCCAGGCGCTCCCTCCTCCGCCGAGGAGGCGATCCGGATCGCGCAGGTCGAGATCCGGCCCGCGGAGGGCCTGGCGCTCGTCGCCGGGCGCGTCGTGCGGCTGTCCGTCCGCGAGTTCGAGCTGCTGGCCGCCCTCGCGGCCCGCGCCGGCCACGTGGTGGCGCGCGACGAGCTGTTCTCGAACGTCTGGGGCCGCGCGCTGCGGCGGGGCGACCGCTCGATCGACGTCTACGTGCACAAGCTGCGCCAGAAACTCGAGGCGGCCTCGCCCGGGTGGAGCTTCATCCACACCCACGTCGGCTTCGGCTACCGGTTCGCGCCGGAGCCCGTGGCCGGCTGA
- the pstS gene encoding phosphate ABC transporter substrate-binding protein PstS yields MGATRCQPSLRHFLSNQGVHVRSRTFAAIGASAAIALGLAACGSDDNTDSTTQSAAGTETTASVKFSGAINAGGSTFAKPVYDTWGSKLKAQGLTFNFAGTGSGAGVAGVTDGTLDFGGSDSAMDDEELAAAKKGKAGEVVHVPTFFGAVVAAYNVKGIDTGLKLDGETLADIFLGDVTTWNDKKIADQNPGVQLPDAKISVVHRSDESGTTKAFLSYLGAYSKKWEDGPGVDKSVKWPTGAGAKGNDGVAAAVKQTENSIGYVEQAYALQNDFTYASLKNKDGNYVEPTLESVSAAGDSAEVPEDLRFSIANAPGAQTYPDASATFVIVPKDLCKAGKSETVAKDVKGFLTYGLTTGQEEAKQLAYAPLPASVLDKAKAAVDSLQCNGAPISETR; encoded by the coding sequence ATGGGAGCCACCCGCTGCCAGCCTTCCCTGCGCCACTTCCTGAGCAACCAAGGAGTCCACGTGCGCTCTCGTACGTTCGCCGCGATCGGCGCCTCTGCCGCCATCGCTCTCGGCCTCGCCGCCTGCGGGTCCGACGACAACACCGACAGCACCACGCAGTCCGCTGCGGGTACCGAGACGACGGCCTCCGTCAAGTTCTCCGGCGCCATCAACGCCGGCGGCTCGACGTTCGCCAAGCCCGTCTACGACACCTGGGGCTCCAAGCTCAAGGCGCAGGGCCTGACGTTCAACTTCGCCGGCACCGGCTCCGGCGCGGGCGTCGCCGGCGTCACCGACGGCACGCTCGACTTCGGCGGCTCCGACTCCGCCATGGACGACGAGGAGCTGGCCGCCGCGAAGAAGGGCAAGGCCGGCGAGGTCGTGCACGTCCCGACGTTCTTCGGCGCGGTCGTCGCGGCCTACAACGTCAAGGGCATCGACACGGGCCTGAAGCTGGACGGCGAGACGCTCGCCGACATCTTCCTGGGCGACGTGACGACGTGGAACGACAAGAAGATCGCGGACCAGAACCCGGGCGTCCAGCTGCCGGACGCGAAGATCTCGGTCGTCCACCGCTCCGACGAGTCGGGCACGACGAAGGCGTTCCTGTCCTACCTCGGCGCGTACTCCAAGAAGTGGGAGGACGGCCCGGGCGTCGACAAGTCCGTCAAGTGGCCGACGGGCGCCGGCGCCAAGGGCAACGACGGCGTCGCCGCCGCGGTCAAGCAGACCGAGAACTCGATCGGCTACGTCGAGCAGGCCTACGCGCTGCAGAACGACTTCACCTACGCGAGCCTGAAGAACAAGGACGGCAACTACGTCGAGCCGACGCTCGAGTCGGTCTCGGCCGCCGGCGACTCGGCCGAGGTGCCGGAGGACCTGCGCTTCTCCATCGCCAACGCGCCGGGCGCGCAGACGTACCCCGACGCCTCCGCCACGTTCGTGATCGTGCCGAAGGACCTGTGCAAGGCCGGCAAGAGCGAGACGGTCGCCAAGGACGTCAAGGGCTTCCTGACCTACGGCCTGACCACGGGTCAGGAGGAGGCCAAGCAGCTCGCCTACGCCCCGCTGCCCGCCTCGGTGCTCGACAAGGCGAAGGCCGCCGTCGACTCGCTGCAGTGCAACGGCGCCCCGATCTCGGAGACGCGCTAG
- a CDS encoding DUF47 family protein produces the protein MPEFFRAAGADHVLHDLLGEFGRTIRRAAVLLRDLVREYPDNASLLGELVAVEGEGDRIAHDLIHRLRGTQDARLQRPFDVEDGFRLATALDDVVDDAEAAGDLFTVYRVEAPTDQAAQLAELLVGCAEQVALALDALCAGDDLAPFLVEIHRLENDGDRISRDAIASLFAVGVDPLFVIRWKDIYGALENAIDACETVAHHLEGIALKRR, from the coding sequence ATGCCGGAGTTCTTCCGCGCCGCCGGCGCCGACCACGTCCTCCACGACCTCCTCGGCGAGTTCGGCCGCACCATCCGCCGTGCGGCCGTGCTCCTACGTGACCTGGTCCGCGAGTACCCCGACAACGCCTCGCTGCTCGGCGAGCTCGTCGCGGTCGAGGGCGAGGGCGACCGCATCGCCCACGACCTGATCCACCGGCTGCGCGGCACGCAGGACGCGAGGCTGCAACGGCCGTTCGACGTCGAGGACGGCTTCCGCCTGGCGACCGCCCTGGACGACGTGGTCGACGACGCCGAGGCCGCCGGCGACCTGTTCACCGTGTACCGGGTCGAGGCGCCCACGGACCAGGCGGCGCAGCTCGCCGAGCTGCTCGTCGGCTGCGCGGAGCAGGTGGCCCTGGCGCTCGACGCCCTGTGCGCCGGCGACGACCTGGCTCCGTTCCTCGTCGAGATCCACCGGCTGGAGAACGACGGCGACCGGATCAGCCGCGACGCGATCGCGTCGCTCTTCGCCGTCGGCGTCGACCCGCTCTTCGTCATCCGGTGGAAGGACATCTACGGGGCGCTCGAGAACGCGATCGACGCCTGCGAGACCGTCGCGCACCACCTGGAGGGCATCGCCCTCAAGCGGCGGTAG